Part of the Caulifigura coniformis genome, CCAGGGACGCGGGGCAGGGCAGGTCGGGTTGTCGGGCAGCGCTCTCTATTACTCCGGCGTCCGCGTCGGAACCGTTTCCGGTGGAAGTGGGACCGGAGTGCTGACGATCACCTTCAATAATAGCGCCACCTCGACAGCGGTGCAGGTCGTTCTCCGGAGCATCAGCTACCGGTCGACGGCTACCAGCCCTCTGCCGGGGCTGAAGACGGTTCGCTTTCTGATGACGGAACCGAATCGGACCGCGAGTGTGCCGGCGACGAAGCAGATCCAGATCTGACGGGCCCAGCGACGCTACCTGCATCCCGACAATCCGCAGAATAGACCCATTCGCATACGCAGGGAGGGAGACCGCCGTCGTTCCCGGGTTTTTCCCTGTTTGGGCAGCGTTGGCGATGTCTGCGAGTTCGATACCTTTCTCAGTGAGGACCCCGGTGTACCCCGGCGTTGACCCCTCACTTTTCGGGTCGTTAGGGTATTGCAAGCGGGAAACAGGCTGCTCGATCCAGAGAGCGGCCTGAACGGGTCAAGGCGGATGGCCGGGGCGGCCTTCTGTGTGCTGCGGTCTTCTGCGTGTTGCGTGCTGATGTCTTTTGACGGGTTGCCGTCCCTCTGTGACGGGCCATTTTGCTTCGGAGACTGGGTGATGAGCGGCTCAACTCGACACTCGCTGGTGCGTCGGATTCTGCGGATGGCGGGATGCACATTCCCTGCCCGCGCCCGTTCGCGGGCGGCCAATTCGCCCATTGAGACTCTCGAGAACCGTCAGCTGCTGTCCGCAACGGCGCCGCGCAAGGTAGCGACCGCACCGGCTGCCCCCGCCTCGGCGACAACCCCGGTCGGCTCCCAGTCCGTGCCTGTCGCTCTCGCTCCCCTTGGCGAGACGTTCAACCTCAGCAGCCGTCCCACGGCGACCAAGACGATCTATCTTGATTTCAACGGGCATACGACGTCCGGCACTCCGTGGAACACGGTGTACACAGGCGGCGCGTCGTTCGCCACACCGGCATTCTCGCTCGATGCCGACACGGCCAATTTCTCGGCCGCGGAGCTGATTCAGATTCAGCGGATGTGGCAGAGAGTCGTCGAAGATTTCGCGCCGTTCGACGTCAACGTCACGACGGCCGATCCCGGTGTTGCCAACCTGATCAATTCCGGCGCTGGTGACACCCGCTGGGGAACGCGAGTTGTCATCGGCGGCGACCACAACCAGTGGCTGAATCAGTTCAATGGAGGGATCGCCTTCCTGGACTCATTCGGGTCTTCGACTGACATTCCCTGCTTCGTCTTCTCGATCACGCAGGGGAACAACGAGCAGGTCATCGCGGAGACCATCAGCCACGAAGTGGGCCATACTCTGGGGCTCAACCACGACACCACGTTCAGCGACCCGCTTGGGTACTTCGCTGGGCAAGGCACAAGCCCGATGAGCTGGGGGCCCATCATGGGTTCTGCCTATGGCCTTGATGTCACCCAGTGGAGCAAGGGGGAGTACAGCAACGCGAACAACTTCGAGGACGATCTGTCGATCATCACAACCCGGAACGGGTTTGGCTATCGCGTCGACGACCACGGAAACACCCGTTTCACCGCGAGCCAGCTCACGGGGAAGAAGGTGGGAGCGACGCGGACAGTCGCAGCTGCTGGTGTGATCGAACGGAATACGGACACGGACTGGTTCAGCTTCTACACCACCGGCGGCGCGGTGAACCTGGCGTTCACCGGTGATTCCATCGCGGCGAACCTCGATATTTCGGTCACGCTCTATAGCCCCGATGGTCTCGAGATCATGACCATTAATCCCGCCTTGTCGCTGAATGCAACGCTTTCGGTGGTGCTGCCCGCGGGCCGCTACGAAGTGAAGATCGACGGAGTCGGATTCGGAAATCCGGCCGTCGACGGATACAGCGACTACGGCAGCCTTGGTCAGTACTTCATCAACGGAACCATTCCCGATACGAGCTCGGGAACGCCCACGGGCGGTACGAGCGTGATTTCGGGACGGGTCGTTTCCGATGCGAATAACGACGGCATCATCAACGGGACGGACGCTGGGATCCGCGGAGTGATGGTGTACATCGAT contains:
- a CDS encoding SdrD B-like domain-containing protein, whose product is MSGSTRHSLVRRILRMAGCTFPARARSRAANSPIETLENRQLLSATAPRKVATAPAAPASATTPVGSQSVPVALAPLGETFNLSSRPTATKTIYLDFNGHTTSGTPWNTVYTGGASFATPAFSLDADTANFSAAELIQIQRMWQRVVEDFAPFDVNVTTADPGVANLINSGAGDTRWGTRVVIGGDHNQWLNQFNGGIAFLDSFGSSTDIPCFVFSITQGNNEQVIAETISHEVGHTLGLNHDTTFSDPLGYFAGQGTSPMSWGPIMGSAYGLDVTQWSKGEYSNANNFEDDLSIITTRNGFGYRVDDHGNTRFTASQLTGKKVGATRTVAAAGVIERNTDTDWFSFYTTGGAVNLAFTGDSIAANLDISVTLYSPDGLEIMTINPALSLNATLSVVLPAGRYEVKIDGVGFGNPAVDGYSDYGSLGQYFINGTIPDTSSGTPTGGTSVISGRVVSDANNDGIINGTDAGIRGVMVYIDLDGNGVFNASVDKSALTDASGNFKFTGLRGGTYSVYQIVPSGWSQTSPVTSGQDVFVADATSTANVFIRNVRPPVLSGFGATVNYSSTAAQPILLTTSGTVNDVDSPAFNGGKLTIGLAANGNAADVLGVRNQGNAAGQIGVFGNVVRYGGKVIGTMTGGTAGSSLVITFNSSASQVAVRALIKNLTFKTAASNPSKATRTISFQMTDGFGGSSTRITKQVKVI